In the genome of Granulibacter bethesdensis CGDNIH1, one region contains:
- a CDS encoding ArnT family glycosyltransferase yields MKNISPSSPSLWWGRASHALLWLLGLLSFGLIAERVLSLGDHLSRDPNEGWNAFQTRQALSGQALYPPLDGLTGNNYPPLSFYIVGWTAKLTGDPILAGRLLALLSMLTVGGIIVWMIRRLMIRVASPADYAPWLGGLLFMALNATLLRRYVGLDDPQWMADAVMMAGMALILPKQAGESPSAACTVGSALLLLCGGMIKHNLLAAPLAVGIWLLLYHRRAWRIWCITALVGLAGVTVLCLMLYGPDMMRDIVGAKRHLSILRMADKSIVPLLVLLPMLIASRPLLQMRRQDDRLDLILIFVLIALPLGIFQRSGQGVDVNAHIEAAIALCLSVAVSGSASIPADNPWRMRVFIAAPLLIVGLVAIPKIIGERRHLTDDLRAWRSMETRIAAMPGPVACEMPALCFWAGQNFVLDFFLYGQNVALSGDDHLLRKALEDKTFSAIILEQSNHSASAGEIGTPLPSLIGQIYRPLDPAQGNWRIMVPGPAHTAQ; encoded by the coding sequence ATGAAAAATATTTCCCCCTCATCTCCATCATTATGGTGGGGACGCGCCAGCCATGCGCTTTTATGGCTGCTCGGACTGCTGTCATTCGGTCTGATTGCGGAACGGGTACTGAGTCTGGGGGATCATCTCTCACGCGATCCCAATGAGGGATGGAATGCGTTTCAGACCCGGCAGGCTTTGTCCGGACAGGCCTTGTACCCGCCTCTGGATGGGCTGACCGGCAACAATTATCCGCCACTCTCGTTTTACATCGTCGGCTGGACTGCAAAACTGACCGGTGACCCTATTCTTGCCGGCCGGCTGCTGGCGCTGTTGTCGATGCTCACCGTGGGCGGGATCATCGTCTGGATGATCAGGCGGTTGATGATCAGAGTTGCCTCGCCGGCTGATTATGCACCATGGTTGGGTGGGCTGTTGTTCATGGCGCTCAATGCCACCCTGCTGCGACGCTATGTCGGGCTGGATGACCCGCAATGGATGGCGGATGCGGTCATGATGGCCGGGATGGCCCTGATCCTGCCGAAACAGGCCGGGGAATCACCCTCGGCGGCTTGCACGGTCGGCTCCGCACTGCTGCTGCTGTGCGGCGGGATGATCAAGCATAATCTGCTGGCTGCACCGCTCGCAGTAGGGATATGGCTGCTGCTGTATCACCGCCGTGCGTGGCGTATCTGGTGCATCACCGCACTGGTCGGTCTGGCGGGGGTGACCGTGCTCTGTCTGATGCTGTACGGGCCGGATATGATGCGCGACATTGTCGGCGCCAAACGGCATCTCTCCATCCTTCGCATGGCCGATAAATCCATCGTACCTCTGCTGGTGCTGCTGCCGATGCTCATTGCCTCCCGGCCACTACTGCAAATGCGGCGACAGGATGATCGGCTTGATCTGATCCTGATTTTCGTCCTGATCGCTCTCCCACTCGGGATTTTCCAGCGCAGCGGGCAAGGCGTAGATGTGAATGCCCATATCGAGGCTGCGATCGCGCTTTGCCTGTCCGTGGCCGTTTCTGGCAGCGCCTCCATTCCGGCGGACAATCCTTGGCGCATGCGAGTGTTTATCGCCGCGCCGTTATTGATCGTCGGACTGGTTGCCATTCCAAAAATCATCGGCGAACGACGCCATCTCACTGACGATCTGCGTGCCTGGCGTTCCATGGAAACCCGGATCGCGGCGATGCCCGGGCCTGTCGCCTGTGAAATGCCTGCTCTATGCTTCTGGGCTGGTCAGAATTTCGTCCTCGACTTTTTCCTGTACGGCCAGAACGTTGCCTTATCGGGGGATGATCACCTGTTACGGAAAGCACTGGAGGATAAGACCTTCAGCGCCATCATTCTGGAGCAATCAAACCATTCAGCCAGTGCGGGAGAAATTGGCACCCCGCTGCCCTCGCTCATTGGACAGATTTATCGGCCCCTTGATCCTGCACAAGGAAACTGGCGAATCATGGTGCCGGGTCCAGCACACACAGCTCAATAA